The Oscillatoria sp. FACHB-1407 genome includes a window with the following:
- a CDS encoding phytoene desaturase family protein: MVLAVMRMMETVDVVVVGSGIGGLCCAALLARYGFQVVVCESHTIPGGAAHTFERQGFHFDSGPSLYSGLSYSPSANPLRQVLDAIAEDVSWLTYDAWGCFLPEGYFRAVVGAEPFNQILQQWRGSTAVAEWQRLQQVMAPLKAASTAIPPIAVRSDWGIFNTLSPFLLNAFKQTGSIFQLTGPFSNLLEGVVHDPFIRNWMDLLCFLLSGLPANGTLAAEMAFMFADWYRPDVVLDYPKGGGAALVNALVRGLQRYGGQLRLNATVQQILIERQRTVGVQLKTGEQIRARHAVVSNASGWDTLKLIPEEIRSVALQKRQNLPACPSFMHLHLGIDATGLPSDLECHYLIVNDWECGVDAPQNVVVVSIPSVLDPDLAPPGKHSIHAYTPATEPYELWAGLNRNSDRYHQLKQERAEVLWKALERIIPDIRDRCEVTLVGTPLTHERFLRRDRGSYGPAIAAGEGLFPGCKTPLKNLLCCGDSTFPGIGVPAVAASGMIAANTLASVSQHRELIHDVMVSKQQH; this comes from the coding sequence ATGGTATTAGCGGTGATGCGGATGATGGAAACCGTAGATGTAGTCGTGGTTGGCAGTGGTATCGGTGGGCTTTGTTGTGCCGCTTTACTGGCTCGATACGGCTTTCAGGTCGTTGTCTGTGAGAGCCATACGATTCCCGGTGGAGCAGCCCATACCTTTGAGCGGCAAGGGTTTCACTTTGACTCTGGTCCCTCGCTCTATTCAGGGCTATCTTATAGCCCCTCTGCTAACCCACTCCGCCAAGTCTTAGATGCGATCGCTGAAGATGTTTCCTGGCTGACGTATGACGCCTGGGGTTGTTTTTTGCCCGAAGGATACTTTCGGGCTGTGGTCGGGGCAGAGCCCTTTAACCAAATTCTGCAACAATGGCGGGGATCAACGGCAGTCGCAGAGTGGCAACGGTTGCAACAGGTGATGGCTCCTCTAAAAGCTGCCTCTACTGCCATTCCTCCCATTGCGGTGCGATCGGACTGGGGTATCTTCAACACTCTGTCCCCTTTTCTGCTAAATGCCTTCAAGCAGACTGGAAGTATCTTTCAATTAACGGGACCCTTTTCCAATCTGCTAGAGGGAGTGGTTCACGATCCATTCATTCGCAACTGGATGGATCTGTTGTGCTTCTTGCTTTCCGGCTTACCCGCTAACGGAACGCTAGCCGCTGAGATGGCTTTCATGTTTGCCGACTGGTATCGTCCCGATGTTGTGTTGGACTATCCCAAGGGAGGCGGAGCGGCATTGGTCAATGCGCTCGTCAGGGGATTGCAACGCTATGGCGGGCAACTGCGCTTGAACGCAACGGTGCAGCAGATTTTGATCGAGCGTCAGCGGACAGTGGGTGTGCAGTTGAAGACGGGAGAGCAGATTCGGGCGCGTCATGCGGTTGTCTCGAATGCATCTGGTTGGGATACACTCAAGCTGATCCCAGAGGAGATTCGCTCAGTCGCTCTGCAAAAACGGCAAAATCTCCCGGCTTGCCCCAGCTTCATGCATCTCCATTTGGGGATCGATGCCACAGGACTGCCCTCCGATTTGGAGTGTCACTATCTGATTGTCAACGATTGGGAGTGTGGGGTGGATGCACCTCAAAACGTGGTTGTTGTGTCCATTCCATCGGTACTAGACCCTGACCTCGCACCCCCCGGTAAGCATTCTATCCACGCCTACACTCCAGCCACAGAACCCTATGAGTTGTGGGCTGGACTCAATCGCAACAGCGATCGCTATCACCAGTTGAAGCAAGAACGGGCTGAGGTGCTCTGGAAGGCGTTAGAGCGGATCATTCCTGATATTCGCGATCGCTGTGAGGTGACGTTAGTGGGAACGCCGCTGACCCATGAACGCTTTTTGCGTCGAGATCGGGGGAGTTATGGACCCGCGATCGCCGCAGGCGAGGGGTTGTTTCCTGGCTGTAAAACCCCCCTCAAAAACTTACTGTGTTGTGGCGATTCCACCTTTCCAGGTATTGGGGTTCCCGCTGTGGCTGCCAGTGGCATGATTGCAGCCAATACCCTGGCTTCCGTCTCTCAGCACCGTGAGTTAATCCATGATGTCATGGTCAGCAAGCAACAGCATTAG
- a CDS encoding glycoside hydrolase family 13 protein, with amino-acid sequence MSSLSHQEEVNDMQIQKTWWKESVVYQIYPRSFYDSNGDGIGDLRGIIQKLDYLTDLGVDVIWLCPVYRSPNDDNGYDISDYQDIMPEFGTLADWEELLAQMHQRGIKLIMDLVVNHTSDEHPWFVESRKSKDNPYRDYYIWRSRKDGREPNNWASLFGGSAWQYDEATDEYYLHLFTKKQVDLNWENPKLRADIYAMMRWWLDKGIDGFRMDVINMISKAPDLPDAPTVTGDRYQYGGQYFINGPRLREFLAEMKREVLSKYDIVTVGEMPMVTTEHGIAITHAETGHLNMVFQFEHMNIDEDPSAALSRRSIWPWQLRDLKRIMTQWQNDLADKGWNSQYLSNHDMPRAVSRFGDDGQYRVESAKLLATFLHMLQGTPYIYQGEEIGMTNVKFPSIEDYRDVETRNFYREFVEENHGNPEAVMQIIHAKSRDNARTPLQWNASEQAGFTSGTPWIQVNPNYTTINVERDRADSNSIFAYYQELIRLRKTNPVIIYGKYHLILDDDPAIYAFTRTLDRDRLLVILNFTKTNPVFVLPDHLSTTDPVLLIANYPVDATKELQKITLQPFEARVYRLS; translated from the coding sequence ATGTCATCTTTGTCACATCAGGAGGAAGTTAATGATATGCAAATTCAGAAGACATGGTGGAAAGAGAGCGTTGTTTATCAAATCTATCCCCGTAGCTTCTATGACAGTAATGGCGATGGCATTGGTGACTTACGGGGAATCATTCAAAAACTGGATTATTTAACCGATTTGGGCGTTGATGTTATCTGGTTGTGTCCTGTTTACCGATCGCCCAATGACGACAATGGCTATGATATCAGCGACTATCAAGACATCATGCCTGAGTTTGGCACACTTGCTGATTGGGAAGAGCTACTGGCGCAGATGCATCAGCGTGGGATTAAGCTGATCATGGACTTAGTGGTCAACCATACCTCAGATGAGCATCCCTGGTTTGTCGAATCCCGTAAATCGAAAGACAATCCGTATCGGGATTACTACATCTGGCGATCGCGCAAAGATGGTCGTGAACCGAATAACTGGGCATCGCTCTTTGGTGGCTCTGCCTGGCAGTACGATGAAGCCACCGATGAGTACTATCTGCACCTATTTACAAAGAAACAAGTGGATCTGAATTGGGAAAACCCCAAGCTCCGGGCTGATATCTACGCCATGATGCGTTGGTGGTTAGATAAGGGCATTGATGGCTTCCGCATGGATGTCATCAACATGATCTCAAAAGCACCCGACTTACCCGATGCGCCAACAGTAACTGGCGATCGCTACCAGTACGGCGGACAGTATTTTATTAACGGCCCACGTCTACGAGAATTTCTCGCAGAAATGAAGCGAGAAGTGCTGTCCAAGTACGACATCGTTACGGTGGGTGAAATGCCAATGGTAACAACTGAGCATGGCATTGCGATCACCCACGCAGAAACAGGACATCTCAATATGGTGTTTCAATTTGAACACATGAATATTGATGAAGATCCAAGTGCAGCTTTATCTCGGCGCAGCATCTGGCCCTGGCAACTGCGTGACCTGAAGCGCATCATGACGCAGTGGCAAAACGATTTGGCTGACAAAGGTTGGAATAGCCAGTACCTGTCTAATCACGACATGCCACGGGCTGTCTCTCGCTTTGGGGATGATGGTCAATATCGCGTTGAGTCTGCCAAGTTGCTTGCCACCTTCCTGCATATGCTACAGGGCACCCCCTACATCTATCAGGGTGAAGAGATTGGCATGACCAATGTTAAATTTCCATCCATTGAGGACTACCGGGATGTTGAAACACGCAATTTTTATCGAGAGTTTGTCGAGGAAAACCATGGCAACCCAGAAGCAGTTATGCAGATTATTCATGCCAAAAGCCGTGACAACGCTCGGACACCGCTGCAATGGAATGCCAGCGAACAGGCTGGTTTCACCAGTGGCACGCCCTGGATTCAAGTCAACCCAAACTACACGACGATCAATGTGGAACGCGATCGCGCCGACTCAAATTCCATCTTTGCCTATTATCAGGAGCTAATCCGACTCCGCAAAACGAACCCGGTCATCATTTACGGTAAATACCATCTTATCCTCGATGATGACCCAGCGATCTATGCCTTCACTCGAACGCTAGACCGCGATCGCCTGCTCGTTATTCTCAACTTTACTAAGACTAACCCCGTGTTTGTTCTACCCGATCACCTATCCACCACTGACCCAGTGTTGCTGATTGCAAACTACCCCGTTGACGCCACAAAAGAGTTGCAAAAGATAACCCTCCAACCCTTTGAAGCACGAGTTTACCGCCTGTCATAG
- a CDS encoding barstar family protein: MKPEYVLDGRRTTTLETFYAEVGQVLLNGQPWGENLDALHDVLRGDYGHLPETFRLVWQHTQVAQTALGYPHTIAQLTQRLRDCHPTVLIKTAWALRTALRGQGPTVYDWLVALIREHPNVELVLIE; this comes from the coding sequence ATGAAACCTGAGTATGTTCTGGATGGTCGCCGAACCACCACACTGGAAACCTTTTATGCTGAGGTTGGTCAAGTTTTATTGAATGGACAGCCCTGGGGCGAGAATCTGGATGCTCTCCATGATGTTTTGAGGGGTGACTATGGGCATCTACCTGAAACATTTCGGCTCGTTTGGCAACATACTCAGGTCGCTCAAACAGCGTTAGGGTATCCTCACACGATCGCTCAACTGACTCAGCGATTACGAGATTGCCATCCTACAGTTCTGATTAAAACAGCTTGGGCACTGCGGACAGCCCTGCGAGGGCAAGGACCAACCGTTTACGACTGGCTCGTCGCATTAATCCGCGAACATCCAAACGTGGAACTGGTTTTGATTGAGTGA